Below is a genomic region from Billgrantia tianxiuensis.
GGTCTTGCCCCACCCCGTGGAGTCGACATGCACGAAGGCGAGGAACGGCTTACCCATTTCGGGGCCGTCGAGCATCGCCACGGTGCCGCGGATGCGCCCCGTGGCGCGCAGCCGCTTGACCCGCTCGTGCACGGCCGGTGCCGAAAGCCCGACGCGGCTGCCGAGTTCGGCATAGCTGAGTCCGGCGTCTTGGGCCAGCTCGCCTAATATCTTTCGGTCGAAGGCATCCAGCGGGCGTGCCTCTTGAGCCTTGCCCCGAATGACTTCTGTTTTTTCAGAATTCGGCATTTCCGTGATTGCTCCGAATGGCGTTCCTTTCTTCAATGTTAATGTCGAACCTCATATGGAGCGAGCCGTGATTCCTCGTCGCGTTCTTCTGCTGACTGCTGCCATTGCCGTGATCGGTGCCAACTCGCTGGCGCTGAGCCCCATTGCCGCCACGGTGGCGACATCCTTTCCGGGGCGCAGCGCCGCCGACGTGGTAA
It encodes:
- a CDS encoding Lrp/AsnC family transcriptional regulator — its product is MPNSEKTEVIRGKAQEARPLDAFDRKILGELAQDAGLSYAELGSRVGLSAPAVHERVKRLRATGRIRGTVAMLDGPEMGKPFLAFVHVDSTGWGKTKELLAISELPEVEEIHSVAGDACMLLKVRCASSRSLEGLLARLYALPCVKATRSYVVLSTFLERTPQAGITEALEETMNPLDTATE